From Pedobacter indicus, a single genomic window includes:
- a CDS encoding tetratricopeptide repeat protein yields the protein MSTKEKNKITTASATRGVERSFIQENQKSLGFIAGGIVVLVLLYIGYQNFYLAPRAEKANNEIFKAESYAQIDSLQKLAISGDGSYPGFEQIAEEYSNTPSANIANAYLGGLYLRQGSYQEAIVALEKYTTTGSPVLDPLVIGLLGDAYSELEDYKKAAEQYKKAAELKSNDFTSPLFLKKLGLVSEAQNDYKAALDAYKKIKSDYPRSYEASVADAYIARAEAQL from the coding sequence ATGTCAACAAAAGAAAAAAACAAAATAACGACTGCTTCTGCGACTCGCGGTGTAGAAAGAAGCTTTATACAAGAAAACCAAAAAAGCTTAGGTTTTATTGCAGGAGGAATCGTAGTCTTGGTTTTACTTTATATAGGTTACCAAAACTTTTACTTGGCTCCACGTGCTGAAAAAGCAAACAATGAAATCTTCAAAGCAGAATCATACGCACAAATTGATTCATTACAAAAATTAGCAATCTCTGGCGACGGATCCTATCCCGGATTTGAGCAAATTGCTGAAGAATACTCTAATACCCCCTCGGCGAATATAGCGAATGCTTACTTAGGAGGCCTCTATCTGCGTCAAGGTTCTTATCAGGAAGCCATCGTCGCTTTAGAGAAATATACAACAACCGGCAGTCCGGTGTTAGACCCATTAGTTATTGGCCTCTTAGGAGACGCTTATTCAGAGCTCGAGGATTACAAGAAAGCAGCCGAACAGTATAAAAAAGCAGCCGAGTTGAAATCAAACGACTTCACCTCCCCTCTATTTTTGAAAAAACTAGGTTTGGTAAGCGAAGCACAGAATGATTATAAAGCAGCATTGGATGCTTATAAAAAAATCAAAAGTGATTACCCAAGGAGCTATGAAGCTTCCGTTGCAGATGCTTATATCGCGCGTGCTGAAGCACAATTGTAA